The following are encoded together in the Glycine max cultivar Williams 82 chromosome 8, Glycine_max_v4.0, whole genome shotgun sequence genome:
- the LOC113002330 gene encoding uncharacterized protein: MSHNESGSATVGTNSEEDFDDDDYLISNSYVKDSSDEDEDIDEMSDTDDEAARLIEPLTIVQSGEGGSQTPFWDSASHYSNINWSHPDQEEICGLDMGSNFNMGQELYVGMIKEDPSLKISLIQERINGMFNYNISYRKVWKAKQKAITIEYGNWDESYVVLPSWPKHMQNHSPGSYYQICDDDFVVGNTVSREHRQFHRVFWTFSQCKEAFKYCKPVIQVDGTFMYGKYRGTLLIATTQDGNSHVLPLAFGVVEGETLTAWSWFLAHLLEHVTDKDGICLISDRYASIKSAVANEALGWQPPHAYHVYCMRHIASNFNHKFQNGKQKEMLKKLGYTPCKHIFDRNFDKFFELSPPVKAWIGKISKEKWTMTHDKEGRRYGHMTTNLSECVNKVFKGCHNVPITALVKSTYSRCRKYFVDRGRQAQREIRDGQIYCSHVMKKLRENQEKACSHIVRTYDIQRTIFEVEEAFDPMTQRGGHKWAVNLNERYCQCGQFTTYHYPCSHIIVACGTVSINFYQYIDVVYTNDYILRAYSAQRWPLGNDDAIVPSDEPWTLVPDPSFIRDKKGRPRSIRLRNEMDWREPSQSRYKCGRCGTVGHNRRYCPLQSQQGSC, encoded by the exons ATGTCTCACAATGAATCTGGTAGTGCAACAGTTGGAACAAATTCagaagaagattttgatgatgatgattatttaatatctaattCATACGTTAAGGACTCATCAGATGAAGATGAGGATATTGATGAAATGTCTGACACAGATGATGAAGCTGCCCGTTTGATCGAACCACTTACAATTGTGCAATCGGGAGAAG gtggAAGTCAGACTCCATTCTGGGATTCTGCTTCTCACTATAGTAATATTAATTGGAGTCATCCTGACCAAGAAGAAATTTGCGGTTTAGATATGGgatcaaattttaatatgggtcaagaattatatgttg ggaTGATCAAAGAAGATCCGTCACTTAagatttctttgattcaagagagaATCAATGGAATGTTTAATTACAACATTTCTTACAGGAAAGTGTGGAAGGCAAAACAAAAGGCAATAACAATTGAATATGGCAACTGGGATGAGTCTTATGTCGTTCTTCCGTCATGGCCgaaacacatgcaaaatcattcacCAGGATCGTATTATCAAATTTGTGATGATGATTTTGTTGTTGGCAATACTGTCAGTCGTGAACACCGACAGTTCCATCGAGTCTTTTGGACCTTCAgtcaatgcaaagaggcttttaaaTATTGCAAACCAGTCATACAAGTTGATGGTACTTTCATGTATGGGAAGTATCGCGGGACGCTGTTAATTGCAACAACACAAGATGGAAATAGTCATGTTCTTCCGCTTGCATTTGGTGTGGTTGAGGGAGAAACATTaacagcgtggtcatggtttttggcacacttgcttGAACATGTCACAGACAAAGATGGTATATGTCTCATTTCTGATCGTTATGCAAGTATAAAGTCAGCTGTTGCGAATGAAGCACTTGGGTGGCAACCTCCTCACGCGTATCATGTGTATTGCATGCGCCACATTGCAAGCAATTTTAATCACAAGTTTCAGAATGGGAAACAAAaggaaatgttaaaaaaattag GATACACCCCGTGTAAGCATATTTTTgatagaaattttgataaattttttgagCTGAGTCCCCCAGTAAAAGCATGGATTGGGAAgatctcaaaagaaaaatggacaATGACACATGACAAAGAAGGCCGTAGATACGGTCATATGACAACCAATCTATCGGAATGtgtaaataaagtttttaaggGATGTCACAATGTACCAATAACTGCCCTTGTGAAGTCAACATAtagtaggtgtcgaaagtatTTTGTTGATCGCGGTCGTCAAGCACAAAGGGAAATACGCGATGGTCAAATATATTGCTCACACGTCATGAAAAAACTTCGGGAAAATCAAGAAAAGGCTTGTTCTCACATTGTTCGGACATATGATATTCAGAGAACAATATTTGAGGTTGAGGAGGCTTTCGACCCTATGACTCAACGAGGTGGACATAaatgggcagttaacttgaatgagCGCTACTGCCAATGTGGACAATTTACTACTTACCACTATCCGTGCTCTCATATCATTGTTGCGTGTGGTACTGTTAGCATCAATTTCtatcaatatatagatgttgtgtaCACAAATGACTACATATTACGTGCTTACTCCGCACAacggtggcctcttgggaatgacgATGCGATTGTCCCATCTGATGAGCCGTGGACACTTGTGCCTGATCCAAGTTTTATTCGTGACAAAAAAGGAAGGCCAAGATCAATACGATTAAGAAATGAAATGGATTGGAGGGAGCCATCGCAAAGTCGATACAAGTGTGGGAGATGTGGGACAGTAGGACACAACCGGCGTTATTGTCCATTGCAATCTCAACAAGGCAGTTGTTGA